The Devosia sp. SD17-2 genome includes a region encoding these proteins:
- a CDS encoding biotin transporter BioY, protein MSTRSLVLIALFTAIIVVLGLIPPIMVGFFPVAIQVQSLGVILAGVVLGARGGTLSVLLLLALVAIGLPVLSGGRGGLAVFVGPTAGYLVGFLPQAFATGWVANSVVARGLKGWKLIGGLFLAGVVGVVINHVLGVTWLSIAAGLNFTDAVIGNLIFVPGDLAKAALAAYAGQLVVTNLGTRSRV, encoded by the coding sequence GTGTCCACTCGTTCGCTAGTGCTAATTGCCCTCTTCACCGCGATCATCGTCGTGCTCGGGCTTATTCCGCCGATCATGGTCGGCTTTTTCCCGGTGGCTATCCAGGTCCAAAGCCTGGGGGTCATCCTGGCCGGCGTTGTGCTTGGCGCGCGCGGCGGCACGCTGTCGGTGCTGCTGCTGCTGGCGCTGGTTGCCATCGGCTTGCCGGTGCTTTCAGGCGGTCGCGGCGGTCTTGCTGTCTTCGTCGGCCCCACCGCCGGCTATCTCGTTGGCTTCCTGCCCCAGGCCTTCGCCACCGGCTGGGTTGCCAATAGCGTCGTCGCGCGCGGTCTCAAGGGCTGGAAGCTCATTGGAGGGCTCTTCCTTGCCGGCGTGGTCGGCGTGGTGATCAATCACGTACTTGGCGTTACCTGGCTATCGATTGCGGCTGGGCTCAACTTCACCGACGCCGTCATCGGCAATCTCATCTTCGTGCCAGGCGATCTCGCCAAGGCCGCACTGGCAGCCTATGCGGGACAGCTGGTTGTCACCAACCTCGGCACGCGCAGTCGCGTCTAG
- a CDS encoding energy-coupling factor transporter transmembrane component T has protein sequence MSEKGDGPIHRLPTKAKLLALVILSVALFATTALPVLATLAALVLGLALGLCRSALVQWLRAWTLLFTIAIVAAWTFFATGPEAALVSLLRLGTLSLFAALITATTTVGKFIETIADLARPLERIGLANARDIGLAIGLVIRFIPEVQARYRAVSDAHRARGLKRRFATLIVPMAIGTILSADEIANAIDARNIRSHPSARD, from the coding sequence ATGTCCGAGAAAGGCGACGGGCCGATCCACCGCCTGCCGACCAAGGCAAAGCTTCTCGCTCTTGTCATTCTCAGCGTCGCGCTGTTTGCAACCACCGCGCTGCCGGTCCTGGCGACATTGGCCGCCCTGGTGCTCGGTCTCGCGCTGGGCCTCTGCCGATCAGCACTGGTGCAATGGCTGCGCGCTTGGACACTGCTCTTTACCATTGCAATTGTCGCGGCGTGGACCTTCTTCGCAACCGGCCCCGAGGCGGCTCTCGTCTCCCTGTTGCGACTCGGCACACTCAGCCTATTCGCGGCCCTCATCACGGCAACGACGACGGTCGGAAAATTCATCGAGACGATCGCCGACCTCGCTCGACCGCTTGAGCGCATTGGCCTTGCCAATGCCCGCGATATCGGGCTGGCCATCGGCCTCGTGATCCGCTTTATTCCCGAAGTCCAGGCCCGCTATCGGGCCGTCTCGGATGCGCACCGCGCCAGGGGCCTGAAACGGCGCTTCGCCACGCTCATCGTCCCCATGGCCATCGGCACCATCCTCAGTGCCGACGAAATCGCCAACGCCATCGACGCCCGCAATATCCGCTCCCACCCCTCCGCAAGAGATTGA
- a CDS encoding ABC transporter ATP-binding protein, whose translation MHIQFDNAGAAYADHVALKPLTLELSERRIGVIGLNGSGKSTFVRMINGLVTPSSGRVLTNGHDTRTAAVKARSAVGYVFQNPSNQIILPLVRDDIALGLQSRRLSKPDEEQAVEAVLDRLHAGHLIDRRAHELSGGEVQLAALASVLITEPDIVILDEPTNQLDLRNRNLVERTIAALPENVIVVTHDLVLLSGFERVLLFHDGSLIEDGPAETTISRYLALAA comes from the coding sequence TTGCACATCCAGTTTGACAATGCCGGAGCGGCCTACGCCGACCATGTGGCGCTGAAACCCCTGACGCTTGAGCTCAGCGAGCGTCGCATCGGGGTGATTGGCCTTAATGGGTCGGGCAAGAGCACTTTTGTCCGGATGATCAATGGCCTCGTCACCCCGTCGTCGGGGCGCGTGCTGACCAACGGCCACGACACCCGCACCGCCGCCGTAAAAGCCCGCTCCGCCGTCGGCTATGTGTTCCAGAACCCATCCAACCAGATTATCCTGCCGCTCGTGCGCGACGACATCGCGCTGGGCCTCCAGTCCCGCCGTCTGTCCAAGCCAGATGAGGAGCAGGCCGTCGAAGCAGTGCTCGACCGTTTGCACGCCGGCCATCTCATCGACCGCCGCGCCCATGAGCTTTCCGGTGGCGAGGTTCAGCTGGCCGCACTGGCCTCTGTGCTGATCACCGAACCCGACATCGTCATCCTCGACGAGCCGACCAACCAGCTCGACCTCAGGAACCGCAATCTCGTCGAACGCACGATCGCGGCGCTGCCCGAGAACGTCATCGTCGTCACCCACGACCTCGTCCTGCTCTCCGGTTTCGAGCGCGTGCTGCTGTTTCATGACGGCAGCCTGATCGAAGATGGCCCGGCCGAAACGACGATCTCCCGCTATCTGGCGCTCGCCGCATGA
- the gap gene encoding type I glyceraldehyde-3-phosphate dehydrogenase: MAVRVAINGFGRIGRNVLRAIIESGRTDIEVVAINDLGPVETNAHLLRFDSVHGRFPHQVTVAGDTIDVGRGPIKVTAERDPANLPHAAMGVDIALECTGIFTSKEKASAHLKAGAKKVIISAPGDGADKTIVYGINHQSLTKDDVVISNASCTTNCLAPVAYVLHKEFGIEKGMMTTIHSYTGDQPTLDTMHKDLYRGRAAALSQIPTSTGAAKAIGLVLPELKGKLDGVSVRVPTPNVSCVDLKFLASRDVTAEEINAAIKKYADGELKGILGYTEVPNVSIDFNHDPHSSTMALDQTKVLGGNFVSILSWYDNEWGFSNRMSDTAVALGKTL; this comes from the coding sequence ATGGCAGTCCGCGTCGCCATCAATGGCTTTGGCCGCATCGGCCGCAATGTCTTGCGCGCCATCATCGAGTCCGGCCGCACCGATATCGAAGTCGTGGCCATCAATGATCTGGGCCCGGTCGAAACCAATGCGCACCTGCTGCGCTTCGATAGCGTCCATGGCCGTTTCCCGCATCAGGTGACTGTTGCCGGCGACACCATCGACGTGGGCCGTGGCCCGATCAAGGTGACCGCAGAGCGCGATCCGGCGAACCTGCCGCACGCCGCCATGGGCGTGGACATTGCGCTCGAATGCACCGGCATCTTCACCAGTAAGGAAAAGGCCTCGGCTCACCTCAAGGCCGGTGCCAAGAAGGTGATCATCTCGGCTCCCGGCGACGGCGCGGACAAGACCATCGTCTACGGCATCAACCACCAGAGCCTGACCAAGGACGACGTGGTGATCTCGAACGCTTCGTGCACCACCAACTGCCTGGCGCCCGTCGCCTATGTGCTGCACAAGGAATTCGGCATCGAAAAGGGAATGATGACCACCATCCATTCCTATACCGGTGACCAGCCGACGCTCGACACCATGCACAAGGATCTCTATCGCGGCCGCGCTGCTGCACTGTCGCAGATCCCGACCTCGACCGGCGCAGCCAAGGCCATCGGCCTCGTCCTGCCCGAGCTCAAGGGCAAGCTGGATGGCGTCTCGGTCCGCGTGCCGACCCCGAACGTCTCCTGCGTCGACCTCAAGTTCCTCGCCAGCCGCGATGTGACCGCCGAAGAAATCAACGCCGCGATCAAGAAGTACGCCGATGGCGAGCTCAAAGGCATCCTGGGCTACACCGAAGTGCCGAACGTCTCGATCGACTTCAACCATGACCCGCATTCCTCGACCATGGCTCTTGATCAGACCAAGGTTCTCGGCGGCAATTTCGTGTCGATCCTGTCCTGGTACGACAATGAATGGGGCTTCTCGAACCGCATGAGCGACACCGCCGTCGCCCTCGGCAAGACCCTCTGA
- the tkt gene encoding transketolase: protein MTNTTQQNDLANAIRSLSMDAVEKANSGHPGLPMGCADIATVLFTKVMKFDPANPHWADRDRFILSAGHGSMLLYSSLYLLGYEDMTIDQVKNFRQLGAKTAGHPEFGHATGIETTTGPLGQGLANSVGFAVAEAKLAAEFGSDLVDHHTYVLAGDGCLMEGISQEAISLAGHLKLNKLIVIWDNNDITIDGKVSNSDSTDQIARFKAVGWNTIEIDGHDQDAIEKALIEAKASTDKPTLIAAKTTIGFGAPKKAGTEKVHGSPLGAEELAGAKAALGITYPAFEVPAAILDAWRAAGTRSQNVRGEWEARLAQSDKKAEFTRRMSGALPSEFAATMAAYKEKLAADKPKVATRKSSQMALEVINKVVPETLGGSADLTGSNLTNTPETLPFQANSRDGRYMMYGIREHEMAAAMNGVALHGGLIPYGGTFMVFTDYARPAIRLSALMEQRVIYVMTHDSIGLGEDGPTHQPVEHLAALRAIPNLLVFRPADAMETAECWQLAMETQKSPSILALSRQNLPAVRTEASAENKSAKGAYTLVGSADAQAVIFATGSEVAIAVEAQKLLNEQGISARVVSVPSMELFAKQSDAYKAEVLGSARARVAVEAGIEMGWGKLLGDKGRFVGMNSFGASGPIDALYQHFGITPKAVVEAVTAQL from the coding sequence ATGACAAACACAACCCAGCAGAACGATTTGGCCAATGCAATCCGGTCGCTATCCATGGATGCGGTCGAAAAGGCTAATTCCGGGCATCCGGGTCTGCCCATGGGTTGTGCGGATATCGCGACCGTCCTCTTCACCAAGGTGATGAAGTTCGACCCCGCCAATCCCCATTGGGCCGATCGCGATCGCTTCATCCTCTCGGCCGGCCACGGCTCGATGCTGCTCTATTCCTCGCTCTATCTTCTGGGCTATGAGGACATGACCATCGACCAGGTCAAGAATTTCCGCCAGCTCGGTGCCAAGACCGCTGGTCACCCCGAATTCGGCCACGCCACCGGCATCGAAACCACCACTGGCCCGCTCGGCCAGGGCCTTGCCAATTCGGTTGGCTTTGCCGTTGCCGAAGCCAAGCTCGCTGCAGAGTTCGGCTCCGACCTCGTCGATCACCATACCTATGTGCTCGCTGGTGACGGGTGCCTGATGGAAGGCATCTCCCAGGAAGCCATCTCCCTTGCCGGTCACCTCAAGCTCAACAAGCTGATCGTGATCTGGGACAACAACGACATCACCATCGACGGCAAGGTGTCCAACTCCGACTCGACCGACCAGATCGCGCGCTTCAAGGCCGTCGGCTGGAACACTATCGAGATCGACGGCCATGACCAGGACGCCATCGAAAAGGCCCTGATCGAAGCCAAGGCCTCGACCGACAAGCCGACCCTCATCGCCGCCAAGACCACCATCGGCTTCGGCGCGCCCAAGAAGGCTGGCACCGAAAAGGTCCACGGCTCGCCGCTCGGCGCCGAAGAACTGGCTGGCGCCAAGGCCGCGCTCGGCATCACCTATCCCGCCTTTGAAGTCCCCGCTGCCATCCTCGACGCCTGGCGCGCTGCCGGCACCCGCAGCCAGAACGTCCGAGGCGAGTGGGAAGCCCGCCTCGCCCAGTCTGACAAGAAGGCCGAATTCACCCGCCGCATGTCCGGTGCCCTGCCGTCCGAATTCGCTGCCACCATGGCCGCGTATAAGGAAAAACTGGCTGCAGACAAGCCGAAGGTCGCGACCCGCAAGTCCAGCCAGATGGCGCTGGAAGTGATCAACAAGGTCGTTCCCGAAACCCTTGGCGGCTCCGCCGACCTCACCGGCTCGAACCTCACCAATACGCCAGAGACCCTGCCCTTCCAGGCCAACAGCCGCGACGGCCGCTACATGATGTACGGCATCCGCGAGCATGAAATGGCCGCGGCGATGAACGGCGTTGCCCTGCACGGCGGCCTCATCCCCTATGGCGGCACCTTCATGGTCTTCACCGACTATGCCCGCCCCGCCATCCGCCTCTCGGCCCTCATGGAACAGCGCGTCATCTATGTGATGACCCACGACTCCATCGGTCTCGGCGAAGACGGCCCGACCCACCAGCCGGTGGAACATCTGGCCGCCCTGCGCGCCATCCCGAACCTTCTCGTCTTCCGTCCTGCTGACGCGATGGAAACTGCCGAGTGCTGGCAGCTCGCCATGGAAACCCAGAAGTCGCCGTCGATCCTGGCGCTGTCCCGCCAGAACCTGCCGGCCGTGCGCACCGAGGCTTCCGCCGAGAACAAGTCGGCCAAGGGCGCCTATACGCTGGTCGGCTCGGCCGATGCCCAGGCGGTGATCTTCGCCACCGGTTCGGAAGTCGCCATCGCCGTTGAAGCCCAGAAGCTGCTCAACGAGCAGGGCATCTCCGCCCGCGTCGTCTCGGTGCCGTCCATGGAGCTCTTCGCCAAGCAGTCGGACGCCTACAAGGCCGAAGTACTCGGTTCCGCCCGTGCCCGGGTCGCCGTCGAAGCCGGCATCGAAATGGGCTGGGGCAAGCTCCTGGGCGACAAGGGTCGCTTCGTGGGCATGAACTCCTTCGGTGCTTCTGGCCCGATTGATGCGCTCTACCAACACTTTGGCATTACGCCAAAGGCCGTTGTTGAAGCCGTCACCGCACAGTTGTAA
- a CDS encoding DUF4164 family protein: MSEMDAENGLVAASARFDRAMERMEQSLRDLTARMQRLNRIEVDTQRLVHERSRLATELDKTSARAKRLDDGAHEVARRLVVAMETVREVLAKAE; the protein is encoded by the coding sequence ATGAGTGAGATGGATGCGGAAAACGGTCTGGTCGCAGCATCAGCCCGCTTCGACCGGGCGATGGAGCGCATGGAGCAAAGCCTGCGCGATCTCACTGCCCGCATGCAGAGATTGAACCGTATCGAGGTGGATACGCAGCGCCTCGTACACGAGCGTTCGCGCCTTGCCACCGAGCTCGACAAGACGTCGGCCCGCGCCAAGCGTCTCGACGACGGTGCCCACGAAGTGGCCCGGCGACTGGTCGTTGCCATGGAAACAGTGCGCGAAGTTCTGGCCAAGGCGGAGTAG
- the zapA gene encoding cell division protein ZapA, with the protein MPEVNVEINGRRYRMACEEGQQKHLIALAERFNTQVEALKGAVGEIGDTRLTVMAGIAVVDELAEAEKKIARLEAEVAELTQAGHEIADELERTEQTFAAKLEDATRVLETVASTLDATAPLPS; encoded by the coding sequence ATGCCCGAGGTAAATGTCGAGATCAATGGTCGCCGCTATCGCATGGCCTGCGAGGAGGGCCAGCAGAAGCATCTGATCGCGCTGGCGGAGCGTTTCAACACCCAGGTCGAAGCGCTCAAGGGCGCCGTCGGCGAAATCGGTGATACACGCCTCACCGTCATGGCCGGCATTGCCGTGGTCGATGAACTGGCCGAGGCCGAAAAGAAGATCGCCCGGCTCGAGGCGGAAGTGGCCGAGCTGACCCAGGCCGGCCACGAGATCGCCGACGAACTCGAGCGGACCGAGCAGACTTTTGCTGCAAAGCTCGAAGATGCCACCCGTGTTCTGGAAACGGTCGCCAGCACGCTGGATGCCACGGCACCGCTGCCGAGCTGA
- a CDS encoding 5-formyltetrahydrofolate cyclo-ligase, translated as MADEAMDAAKAALRRDAHARRAAIPPDTRSEHAASIAALFFRHIDYGPGDIIAGYWRIRDETDCKPILIRLMDSGQKVVLPVVAGDDAPLDLRVWEADAPLYEAGFGTLAPSDLAPRAVPDLILVPLLGFDGKGTRLGYGGGYYDRTIAALEKKPRLVGLAYAAQEFDEIPREAHDVPLDAVVTEEGVRFFGATE; from the coding sequence ATGGCGGATGAGGCGATGGACGCGGCAAAAGCCGCATTGCGCAGGGATGCGCATGCACGGCGTGCCGCCATTCCGCCCGATACCCGCAGCGAACATGCCGCCTCGATCGCCGCGCTGTTCTTCCGGCATATTGATTATGGTCCCGGCGATATCATCGCTGGCTATTGGCGCATTCGCGACGAGACCGACTGCAAGCCCATCCTCATTCGCCTGATGGACAGTGGACAAAAGGTCGTCCTGCCGGTCGTGGCGGGCGACGACGCGCCGCTCGATCTGCGCGTCTGGGAAGCCGATGCCCCGCTCTATGAGGCCGGTTTCGGGACTCTGGCGCCGTCCGATCTGGCGCCGCGCGCCGTTCCCGACCTAATTCTGGTCCCGCTCCTCGGCTTTGACGGCAAGGGTACGCGGCTCGGCTATGGCGGCGGCTATTACGACCGCACCATCGCTGCGCTCGAGAAAAAACCACGCCTCGTGGGGCTGGCTTATGCGGCCCAGGAATTTGACGAAATACCGCGCGAGGCGCATGACGTGCCGCTGGATGCAGTTGTAACAGAAGAGGGCGTCCGGTTCTTCGGCGCGACGGAATGA
- a CDS encoding TIGR00282 family metallophosphoesterase, with protein MRLLFLGDVVGRSGRDAVSERLPGLIARHGFDFVVVNGENASHGKGLIEPHYRLLRDAGADIVTLGDHAFDQRETLSFIEREGTLIRPINMVAGTPGRGAMMVEGRNGHRVLVINALGRVFMPPIDDPFRAVEAAIAACPLGEVADAIIVDFHTEATSEIQAMGFFLDGKATLVVGTHTHIPTSDHRILRNGTALMADAGMCGDFDSIIGVEADEPLNRFLTGIPNGRFTPADGEATLCGVAVETDPRTGLAIKVMPVRIGGTLAQAEPNF; from the coding sequence ATGAGACTATTGTTTTTGGGTGATGTGGTGGGTCGGTCTGGTCGCGACGCGGTCAGCGAGCGCCTGCCGGGGCTGATCGCACGCCACGGTTTCGACTTCGTCGTGGTCAACGGCGAGAATGCCAGCCATGGCAAGGGTCTTATCGAACCCCATTACCGTCTGTTGCGCGATGCCGGCGCCGATATCGTCACCCTGGGTGACCACGCTTTCGACCAGCGCGAGACGCTGAGCTTTATCGAGCGCGAGGGCACGCTGATCCGGCCGATCAACATGGTGGCTGGTACGCCCGGGCGGGGCGCCATGATGGTCGAGGGCCGCAATGGTCATCGCGTGCTGGTGATCAACGCCCTCGGGCGCGTGTTCATGCCGCCGATCGACGATCCTTTCCGCGCTGTCGAAGCTGCCATCGCCGCCTGCCCGTTGGGCGAGGTGGCCGACGCCATCATCGTTGACTTCCACACCGAGGCGACCTCGGAGATCCAGGCCATGGGCTTCTTCCTCGATGGCAAGGCCACGCTGGTGGTGGGCACGCATACCCATATCCCGACTTCGGATCATCGCATCCTGCGCAATGGCACGGCGCTGATGGCCGATGCCGGCATGTGCGGCGACTTCGACAGCATTATCGGGGTCGAGGCCGACGAGCCGCTCAACCGCTTCCTCACCGGCATTCCCAATGGCCGCTTCACGCCGGCCGACGGGGAGGCGACGCTTTGCGGTGTGGCCGTCGAGACCGATCCGCGGACCGGTCTTGCGATCAAGGTGATGCCGGTTCGTATCGGCGGAACGCTGGCCCAGGCAGAGCCGAATTTTTAG
- a CDS encoding YebC/PmpR family DNA-binding transcriptional regulator — MAGHSHAKNIMHRKGKSDAIRSKIFSKLAREITVAAKMGQPDPAFNPRLRLAITNARAQSMPKDNIERAVKKASGGDAENYDEIRYEGYGPGGVAVIVEALTDNRNRTASNVRSYFSKNGGALGETGSVGFMFDRVGEITYPAAVGSEDKVMEAAIEAGADDVESDEEGHYIYTSFEGMAEVSAALEKVLGEAESVKAIWKPQTSTMIDADKGATLMKLINTLEEDDDVQNVYANFELSDEDAAKLAS, encoded by the coding sequence ATGGCCGGCCATTCACACGCCAAGAATATCATGCACCGCAAGGGCAAGTCGGACGCGATCCGGTCCAAGATCTTCTCCAAGCTTGCTCGCGAAATTACCGTGGCAGCGAAGATGGGCCAACCGGACCCGGCCTTTAATCCACGCCTTCGCCTCGCGATCACCAATGCGCGCGCCCAGTCCATGCCCAAGGACAATATCGAACGCGCGGTGAAGAAAGCTTCCGGCGGCGATGCCGAGAATTATGATGAAATCCGCTATGAGGGCTATGGTCCGGGTGGCGTGGCCGTCATCGTCGAGGCGCTGACCGACAACCGCAATCGCACCGCCTCGAACGTGCGCTCCTACTTCTCCAAGAACGGTGGCGCCCTGGGTGAAACCGGCTCGGTCGGCTTCATGTTCGATCGCGTTGGCGAGATCACCTATCCGGCCGCTGTCGGTTCGGAAGACAAGGTCATGGAAGCCGCCATCGAGGCCGGCGCCGATGATGTCGAGAGCGATGAGGAAGGCCACTACATCTACACCAGCTTCGAAGGCATGGCCGAAGTCTCGGCCGCCCTCGAGAAGGTGCTGGGCGAGGCCGAGTCGGTGAAGGCGATCTGGAAGCCGCAGACCTCCACCATGATCGACGCCGACAAGGGCGCGACGCTGATGAAGCTTATCAATACGCTCGAAGAAGACGATGACGTGCAGAACGTCTACGCCAATTTCGAGTTGAGCGACGAAGACGCGGCCAAGCTGGCATCCTGA
- a CDS encoding GGDEF domain-containing protein yields MHLSPRMVNSAHGWSSVARWTIFGTLACILVAIVFNAVMFHDLAPEALQRALISSTVLPILMAVPLFLYLGIRLRGLAITNRRLGLVARTDGLTACLNRGAFTAKVETQLSEGRDSGALLMIDADNFKVINDLFGHDNGDEALMIIARAIRGVLRAGDLVGRMGGEEFAVFMPGVDKSGAEAMAEAIRRSVNHSKFAPDGRNHRLAVSIGGAVFDQPSSFAELFRIADQRLYGAKRAGRNCANIQYTTDEPAIDLRKRA; encoded by the coding sequence ATGCATCTGTCCCCACGGATGGTAAACTCTGCTCACGGTTGGTCGAGCGTCGCGCGCTGGACGATTTTCGGCACGCTGGCTTGCATTCTCGTGGCCATCGTCTTCAACGCCGTGATGTTTCATGACCTGGCTCCGGAGGCACTGCAACGCGCGCTCATCAGCTCGACCGTGCTGCCGATCCTGATGGCCGTGCCGCTGTTCCTCTATCTCGGCATCCGGCTGCGCGGCCTCGCCATCACCAATCGCCGGCTCGGCCTTGTGGCGCGCACCGATGGGCTCACTGCCTGCCTCAACCGCGGCGCCTTCACCGCCAAGGTCGAGACCCAGCTCAGCGAAGGCCGCGATTCCGGCGCCCTGCTGATGATCGATGCCGACAATTTCAAGGTAATCAACGACCTCTTCGGCCATGACAATGGCGACGAGGCGCTGATGATCATCGCCCGGGCGATCCGCGGCGTGCTGCGCGCTGGCGATCTGGTGGGCCGCATGGGCGGCGAGGAATTTGCAGTCTTCATGCCCGGCGTCGACAAATCAGGGGCCGAAGCCATGGCGGAGGCCATTCGACGTTCGGTCAACCATTCCAAGTTTGCTCCGGACGGCCGCAATCATCGCCTTGCAGTCAGCATTGGTGGCGCGGTATTCGACCAGCCCTCAAGTTTTGCCGAACTGTTCCGCATCGCCGACCAGCGGCTCTATGGCGCCAAGCGCGCCGGCCGGAACTGCGCCAATATCCAGTACACCACTGACGAGCCGGCGATCGATCTGCGCAAGCGTGCCTGA
- the ruvC gene encoding crossover junction endodeoxyribonuclease RuvC has product MRKPVRIIGIDPGLRKCGWGIIDALDNRLSFVAAGTVTPPTDGTLAERLVVLAAGIAAVLAQHHPDEAAVEETFVNAGPRSALILGQARGVVLVTPAQHGLDVAEYATNLVKKSVVGTGHAEKNQVELMVRTLLPTASFKGADAADALAVAICHAHHRVSALRTRALA; this is encoded by the coding sequence ATGAGAAAACCCGTGCGAATCATCGGCATTGATCCGGGCCTGCGCAAATGCGGCTGGGGCATAATCGATGCGCTGGACAACCGGCTGAGTTTTGTTGCTGCCGGCACGGTGACGCCGCCGACTGACGGTACCCTTGCCGAGCGCCTCGTGGTGCTGGCGGCTGGGATCGCGGCGGTCCTCGCGCAGCATCACCCCGATGAAGCGGCGGTGGAGGAGACCTTCGTCAACGCGGGCCCGCGTTCGGCGCTGATCCTGGGGCAGGCGCGCGGCGTGGTGCTGGTGACGCCGGCCCAGCACGGTCTGGACGTGGCCGAATACGCCACCAATCTCGTCAAGAAGTCGGTCGTCGGCACCGGTCACGCTGAAAAGAACCAGGTGGAATTGATGGTGCGCACGCTGCTGCCCACTGCAAGTTTCAAGGGCGCCGACGCGGCTGACGCGCTGGCTGTCGCCATCTGCCATGCTCATCACCGGGTATCGGCACTAAGAACGAGGGCATTGGCGTGA
- the ruvA gene encoding Holliday junction branch migration protein RuvA, which yields MIGKLKGLVDSFGDDWVLIDCGGVCYEVHCSGRTLQSLPKVGEAAVVFIETIVREDLIKLYGFSSQAEKSWFLLLTSVQGVGAKVALAILSTLSASELSSAIALQDKAMIGRANGVGPKLAVRIVTELKGKVPDVGAIDAGTLGLQAALGEGVARSNVADAVSALTNLGYSSAQASGALARIVAREGEDTATEKLIRLGLRELSQ from the coding sequence GTGATTGGCAAGCTCAAGGGGCTGGTTGACTCATTCGGGGACGACTGGGTGCTGATCGATTGCGGCGGCGTCTGCTACGAGGTGCATTGCTCGGGCCGCACGCTGCAATCCCTGCCCAAGGTGGGCGAGGCCGCGGTGGTCTTTATCGAGACCATCGTCCGCGAGGATCTGATCAAGCTCTATGGCTTTTCCAGCCAGGCTGAAAAATCCTGGTTCCTGTTGCTGACCAGCGTCCAGGGGGTTGGCGCGAAAGTGGCGCTGGCGATCCTCTCGACGCTGAGTGCCTCCGAACTCTCAAGCGCCATCGCGCTACAGGACAAGGCGATGATCGGCCGGGCCAATGGGGTCGGGCCCAAGCTGGCCGTGCGTATTGTCACCGAACTCAAGGGCAAGGTGCCCGATGTCGGGGCGATTGATGCGGGCACGCTGGGGCTGCAGGCGGCACTCGGCGAAGGCGTGGCACGATCCAACGTCGCCGACGCCGTTTCTGCGCTGACAAATCTCGGCTATTCGAGCGCCCAGGCGTCCGGGGCTCTGGCTCGTATTGTCGCCAGGGAAGGCGAGGATACGGCGACCGAAAAGCTGATCCGTCTGGGCCTGCGCGAGCTCAGCCAATAG